The Terriglobales bacterium region AGTATCTCGAACTTCATTCCGTCTGCTCGCCGCGCTGCTCCCGCTTCTCTTCCTCGGTGAGCGGCGCGTCCAACTCCAGCATGCCCTGGGGAAGCGCCATCTCGAGCCGCTTGCCCTGGACATCAAAACTCTTCACGTACTCGGCGGCGAAGGGGATGAGCCACTCCCGGCCTTCCGCCTTCACCACCAGCAGCCGCGCCTCGCCGGCGCCGGCCTGCACGTCGTCGATCCTGCCGACCAGGCGGCCCGCGTCGTAGAGGCCGGCGCCGACCAGGTCGCTGATGTAGGCCGCGCCCTCGGGCAGCGGCGTCCTGTCAGCCGCCGGGACCTGCAACTCGACCCCGGCCAACTCCTCGGCGGCGTCGATGGAATCGACGCCCGCAAACTTCAGCACCACGCGGCCCTTGTGCAGCCAGAACCCTTCCAGCGCGAGCTCGCGGCGCGAGCCATCGGCAGCGAGCGCCGACAGACGCGTACGCTCGGCAAAGCGCTCCGGAAAATCCGTGTGGAGCTCGGCGGCAACCTCGCCGTGCCGGCCCTGGGCGCGGACGACGCGCGCGACGGTGATGAACGCCTGGTCCACGAACGTCGCGGCCTCGTCCCCTACTCCAGGATCTCCAGCGTGTAGCGTTTCTTCAGCTTCATGCTGGCGGCGCCGAGGATCGTGCGGA contains the following coding sequences:
- the rimM gene encoding ribosome maturation factor RimM (Essential for efficient processing of 16S rRNA); its protein translation is MDQAFITVARVVRAQGRHGEVAAELHTDFPERFAERTRLSALAADGSRRELALEGFWLHKGRVVLKFAGVDSIDAAEELAGVELQVPAADRTPLPEGAAYISDLVGAGLYDAGRLVGRIDDVQAGAGEARLLVVKAEGREWLIPFAAEYVKSFDVQGKRLEMALPQGMLELDAPLTEEEKREQRGEQTE